A window from Neobacillus sp. PS3-40 encodes these proteins:
- a CDS encoding cation acetate symporter yields MNTTAFTLFLIIVGLTLVITYIASKRTKTTSDFYTADGSLTGWQNGLAIAGDYMSAASFLGIAGMIALSGFDGFFYSIGFLVAYLVVLYIVAEPLRNLGKYTMADMIAARFKEKNVRGVAALNTITISIFYMIAQLVGAGALIKLLLGLDYMYSVLIVGVLMTVYVVFGGMMATSWVQIVKALLLMGGTVVISIMVFAKFDFNPIKMFEHMKTATPLGAGFLNPGNKFTNPLDTISLNLALVLGTAGLPHILTRFFTVKDAITARKSVVYATWIIGVFYVMTVFLGFGAASFVGFDKIVAANAAGNMAAPLLAEALGGEFFFAFISAVAFATILAVVAGLVLSAASAFAHDFYSHILRHGKATEREQVVAARWASIGVSILSIILALFAQKMNVAFLVALAFAVAASANLPIILFTIFWKRFNTSGAVTGMIVGLASSLILVAIGPNVWSPEVGKAILVGKPLFSLGNPGIVSIPLGFIAAYLGTVLSSKKEDVRKFDEILVKANTGL; encoded by the coding sequence ATGAATACGACTGCCTTTACACTCTTTCTAATCATTGTTGGATTAACACTTGTTATTACTTATATCGCTTCGAAACGAACAAAAACCACCAGTGATTTTTACACAGCCGATGGCAGTCTAACAGGTTGGCAAAATGGTTTGGCCATTGCCGGTGATTATATGTCAGCTGCTTCATTTCTTGGTATTGCAGGAATGATTGCTTTATCTGGCTTTGATGGATTCTTTTATAGTATCGGTTTCCTTGTTGCCTATTTAGTGGTTCTATATATTGTCGCTGAGCCACTTAGAAATCTTGGGAAATATACAATGGCTGATATGATTGCTGCCCGTTTTAAAGAAAAAAACGTTCGTGGCGTTGCAGCCTTAAATACGATAACCATTTCTATTTTTTATATGATTGCACAGCTTGTTGGGGCAGGTGCATTAATTAAGCTATTGCTTGGCTTAGATTATATGTATTCTGTTTTAATTGTTGGAGTTTTAATGACTGTTTATGTTGTATTCGGCGGGATGATGGCGACAAGTTGGGTTCAAATTGTCAAAGCATTATTGCTGATGGGCGGAACAGTCGTCATTTCCATCATGGTTTTTGCTAAATTTGATTTCAATCCAATAAAGATGTTTGAACACATGAAAACTGCTACACCATTAGGCGCTGGGTTTTTAAATCCAGGTAACAAATTTACAAATCCATTGGATACCATTTCTCTTAACTTGGCTTTGGTTTTAGGTACTGCAGGACTTCCGCACATTCTTACTCGCTTTTTCACAGTTAAAGATGCGATAACAGCCAGAAAGTCTGTCGTTTATGCTACCTGGATCATCGGAGTTTTCTATGTAATGACTGTTTTCCTAGGGTTTGGAGCAGCATCATTCGTTGGTTTTGATAAAATTGTTGCTGCAAATGCTGCTGGAAATATGGCCGCTCCATTGCTAGCTGAAGCCTTAGGAGGCGAATTCTTTTTTGCCTTTATATCCGCTGTCGCATTTGCAACCATTCTTGCCGTTGTCGCAGGGCTTGTACTTTCAGCCGCCTCAGCATTTGCACATGACTTCTATAGCCATATTCTAAGACATGGTAAAGCAACTGAACGGGAACAAGTTGTTGCCGCTCGTTGGGCATCGATCGGCGTTTCTATTTTGTCAATTATTCTTGCTCTTTTTGCTCAAAAAATGAATGTAGCGTTCCTAGTAGCATTAGCATTTGCTGTTGCAGCTAGCGCGAATTTACCCATTATTTTATTCACAATCTTTTGGAAGCGCTTCAATACATCTGGAGCCGTTACCGGCATGATCGTCGGGCTTGCGAGCTCACTGATTCTTGTAGCCATTGGGCCAAACGTTTGGTCACCAGAAGTAGGGAAGGCCATTCTTGTCGGAAAACCACTCTTCAGCCTTGGAAATCCAGGAATTGTCTCTATACCATTAGGATTTATTGCCGCCTACTTAGGAACAGTACTTTCAAGTAAAAAAGAGGATGTTAGAAAATTCGATGAAATTCTTGTTAAGGCGAATACAGGACTATAG
- a CDS encoding immune inhibitor A domain-containing protein has product MDWKKKLGIPLFSAGLVFSAFAPGAFSQGKLPASILNSYTNEVAPGDLAIANDERLIEMLKKNGTIAKDATPAEADKALQQYLHKMAVASKTAKTNDSLGKKRDALTEQIKEKMDSNGVNSGKGNKVDQAKQGAVSSVQGEKWDGQQRKDEVLVLLIDFPDVPHGQLTADETDMYYSGADAYSHQHYQDMIFGKDGYVGPDGKTKISMKQFYEQQSGGSYTVDGEVAGWYTASHPAAYYGAHSGGGNDVNPRALIKEVLAAAAKDPSVNLNNYDQEDPYDLDGDGNTREPDGLIDHVMVIHSGVGEEAGGGQIGPDAIWSHSWDLGGVATIPNTQTDVPYWGGLLGGFAYTVEPEDGAAGVFAHEFGHNLGLPDEYDTLYSGSGEPVSYWSIMSSGSWTGKVPGTEPSGFSPYDKEFLQQSMTTGEFIPNWQTGNEVNSNDVTSKGSEFLLDEASTKGTNNDVVKVDLPIKVTDVNTPTSGVSEYFSGSADNLSNNMTTTVDLTNATSAQLTFKTWYSIEKDYDYATIRVNGKTIPGNLTTNDDPYGSNPGSGITGDSNGWVDATFDLSQFAGQKVQLSFNYDTDGGLSKAGFYVDDVKVTAGGNAVLSDDAEGTSPFAYDGFTKSNGKSRASQYYLLEWRSHNGSDAGLANVNRKGTMLSYDQGLVVWYVDNSFNNNWTGPEYHPGDGFLGVVDADQHNNIWHYKDWTDPNGYYDVNKLLGSNSYQMHDAAFSLNKGSNVTIGDPTFYLKDNFTQSNALFDDSQNYLNAQDPDVGRNIPHLGLKVRVVGQSDDGTVGKILLYR; this is encoded by the coding sequence ATGGATTGGAAGAAGAAATTGGGCATTCCGTTATTTTCAGCAGGTCTAGTATTTAGCGCGTTTGCACCAGGTGCATTCAGCCAAGGTAAACTACCTGCATCTATTCTAAACTCTTACACAAATGAAGTGGCACCGGGTGACTTAGCTATTGCAAATGACGAGCGGCTCATCGAGATGTTAAAGAAAAATGGCACTATTGCAAAGGATGCTACGCCAGCTGAAGCTGACAAAGCATTGCAGCAGTATTTGCATAAGATGGCAGTTGCATCTAAAACAGCAAAGACAAACGATTCCTTAGGTAAGAAACGCGATGCTCTTACTGAACAAATTAAAGAGAAAATGGATAGTAACGGTGTTAATTCAGGAAAAGGAAACAAGGTAGATCAGGCCAAACAGGGTGCAGTTTCTTCAGTTCAAGGAGAAAAGTGGGATGGGCAACAAAGAAAAGATGAGGTACTTGTTCTTTTAATTGATTTCCCCGATGTCCCACATGGACAATTAACAGCTGATGAAACAGATATGTATTATAGCGGGGCTGATGCGTACTCCCACCAACATTATCAAGATATGATTTTTGGTAAAGATGGCTATGTAGGTCCTGATGGTAAAACAAAAATCTCCATGAAGCAGTTTTATGAACAGCAATCGGGTGGAAGCTATACAGTTGATGGTGAGGTTGCTGGTTGGTACACGGCTAGTCATCCTGCTGCTTATTATGGTGCACATAGCGGCGGAGGTAATGATGTTAATCCTCGAGCTTTAATTAAAGAAGTCTTAGCAGCAGCAGCTAAAGATCCTTCTGTTAATTTAAATAATTATGATCAGGAAGATCCTTATGATTTGGATGGAGACGGAAATACACGCGAACCGGATGGGCTTATTGATCATGTAATGGTTATTCACTCCGGCGTTGGTGAAGAAGCTGGTGGAGGGCAAATTGGTCCGGATGCAATTTGGTCCCATAGCTGGGATTTGGGCGGAGTGGCTACAATTCCAAATACACAAACAGATGTACCTTATTGGGGTGGACTATTAGGCGGTTTTGCATACACAGTTGAACCTGAAGACGGTGCAGCTGGGGTATTTGCCCACGAATTTGGTCACAACTTAGGCTTACCTGATGAGTACGATACTCTTTACAGTGGTTCAGGGGAACCTGTCAGCTACTGGTCAATCATGTCAAGCGGAAGCTGGACAGGTAAAGTTCCAGGTACAGAACCATCGGGCTTTAGCCCATATGATAAGGAATTTTTGCAACAATCCATGACTACTGGCGAATTTATCCCTAACTGGCAAACTGGTAATGAAGTCAATAGTAATGATGTTACTTCAAAAGGTTCCGAGTTCCTTCTTGATGAAGCAAGTACAAAAGGTACAAATAATGATGTTGTTAAAGTCGACCTTCCTATAAAAGTTACGGATGTTAATACACCTACAAGTGGAGTGTCAGAGTACTTTAGTGGCAGTGCGGATAACCTTAGCAATAACATGACGACAACTGTTGATTTAACAAACGCAACATCTGCACAGCTTACTTTTAAAACTTGGTATTCGATTGAAAAAGATTATGATTATGCAACGATTCGTGTAAATGGCAAAACCATTCCTGGTAATCTTACAACAAATGATGATCCATATGGTTCTAATCCAGGTAGCGGAATTACAGGTGATTCGAATGGCTGGGTCGACGCGACATTTGATCTATCTCAATTTGCCGGACAAAAGGTACAATTAAGCTTCAACTACGATACGGATGGCGGTTTATCAAAAGCTGGTTTTTATGTAGATGATGTTAAGGTAACGGCAGGTGGAAATGCAGTTCTATCAGATGATGCTGAAGGAACATCTCCATTTGCATATGATGGGTTCACAAAATCCAATGGTAAAAGCCGTGCCAGCCAATATTATCTTCTTGAATGGAGATCACATAACGGCTCTGATGCAGGTCTCGCAAACGTAAACCGCAAAGGTACTATGCTTTCCTATGATCAAGGTTTAGTTGTTTGGTATGTTGATAACTCATTTAACAATAACTGGACCGGACCTGAGTACCATCCTGGTGACGGCTTCTTAGGGGTTGTCGATGCGGATCAACACAATAACATCTGGCACTATAAGGATTGGACAGATCCGAACGGTTACTATGATGTTAATAAACTATTGGGCTCTAATAGCTATCAAATGCATGATGCTGCATTTAGTTTAAATAAAGGTAGTAATGTCACAATAGGCGATCCAACATTCTATTTAAAAGATAACTTCACTCAAAGCAATGCCCTTTTTGATGACAGTCAAAATTACCTTAACGCACAGGATCCAGATGTTGGACGTAACATTCCTCATCTTGGATTAAAGGTTCGCGTTGTGGGTCAAAGCGATGATGGAACAGTCGGAAAAATCCTTTTATACCGTTAA
- a CDS encoding ABC transporter ATP-binding protein, whose amino-acid sequence MAGQSEPLHENKRVQETQTSPALPVPGRGFGHGQGRRPVVKPKNFKGTLKRLWSYFGKERRILTIIFLFIIIDSVITLLAPFLIGKSVDAMTLHSGKVDFGLLEIAVLLLLSTYILDALLTFLQGWLMAGVSQRIVKSLRNALFQRLQKLPISFFDTRTHGELMSRLSNDIDNVSNTISQSTTQLMSGSIVIIGSLTMMLILSPILTIASIITIPLVYLLTRTIAKKTSVLFKDQQVQLGKLNGHIEETISGLHVVKAFNHEDKAIEEFEVVNAKLRDVGLKAQIWSGFLMPIMNVINNLGFTVVAVVGGILAVRGHITIGIIASFLTYSRQFVRPLNDLANVFNILQSGVAGAERVFEIFDEQEEPSDIQDAISLENPKGQVVFENVSFGYRADVPILKNVSFCSDEGSSTALVGPTGAGKTTIVNLLTRFYDVTSGRILIDGRDIREYTRDSLRRSFGFVLQDTYLFSGTIKENIKYGNPNATDAEVEEAAAMANADAFIKRLPNQYNTTILENGGNLSQGQRQLLAIARVILAKPSLLILDEATSSIDTRTELHIQDALLSIMKGRTSFIIAHRLNTIRDADTIMVIDHGEIIEKGNHSLLIDQQGRYYNMFFNQFKNIESALD is encoded by the coding sequence ATGGCTGGTCAATCGGAACCATTGCATGAAAATAAAAGGGTTCAAGAAACACAAACTTCTCCAGCACTACCTGTACCTGGAAGGGGCTTTGGGCATGGACAGGGAAGAAGACCTGTTGTAAAACCAAAGAATTTTAAGGGGACACTTAAACGGTTATGGTCATATTTTGGAAAAGAAAGAAGAATTTTAACGATCATCTTTCTGTTTATTATTATTGATTCAGTGATAACACTATTAGCTCCCTTTCTGATTGGTAAATCCGTTGATGCAATGACATTACACAGCGGGAAAGTCGATTTTGGATTATTGGAAATAGCGGTTCTCCTTTTGCTATCTACCTATATCTTGGATGCACTTCTTACCTTTTTACAAGGGTGGCTAATGGCGGGAGTTTCCCAACGGATTGTTAAAAGTCTCCGAAATGCCCTTTTTCAAAGGCTCCAAAAGTTGCCGATTTCCTTTTTTGATACGAGGACACATGGAGAATTGATGAGTCGATTGTCAAATGATATTGATAATGTGAGCAATACGATTTCACAGTCTACAACCCAGTTAATGTCAGGTTCAATTGTCATTATTGGCTCATTAACAATGATGTTGATTTTGAGCCCAATCCTGACAATTGCTAGTATTATCACCATACCGCTTGTCTATTTATTAACTCGAACGATTGCAAAGAAAACAAGTGTTTTATTTAAAGATCAACAGGTACAGCTTGGTAAATTGAATGGCCACATTGAGGAAACGATTTCGGGATTACATGTTGTAAAAGCATTTAATCACGAAGATAAGGCAATTGAAGAATTTGAAGTTGTTAACGCAAAGCTGCGTGACGTCGGTTTGAAGGCGCAGATCTGGTCGGGGTTTCTTATGCCGATTATGAATGTCATTAATAACTTAGGCTTTACAGTGGTCGCTGTTGTTGGTGGAATCCTTGCGGTAAGGGGTCATATTACAATTGGAATTATTGCTAGTTTTCTAACCTATTCACGGCAATTTGTAAGACCACTTAATGATCTTGCTAATGTTTTTAATATCTTGCAATCGGGTGTTGCTGGAGCTGAGCGCGTATTTGAAATCTTTGACGAACAAGAGGAACCATCAGATATTCAAGATGCGATTTCTTTAGAGAATCCTAAAGGTCAAGTTGTATTTGAAAATGTCAGTTTTGGTTATCGGGCCGATGTCCCTATTTTAAAGAATGTCAGTTTTTGTTCTGATGAGGGAAGCAGTACTGCGCTCGTAGGACCTACCGGGGCGGGAAAGACCACAATTGTAAATTTATTAACACGTTTTTATGATGTGACAAGTGGAAGAATCCTTATTGATGGTAGGGACATCCGTGAATACACTAGGGACAGCTTAAGAAGAAGTTTCGGTTTTGTGCTTCAAGATACCTATCTATTTTCAGGGACAATTAAGGAAAATATTAAATATGGAAATCCAAATGCAACGGATGCAGAAGTAGAGGAAGCGGCAGCGATGGCAAATGCAGACGCCTTTATAAAACGCCTTCCTAACCAGTATAATACGACTATTTTAGAAAACGGCGGAAATTTAAGCCAAGGCCAACGGCAGCTTCTAGCTATCGCAAGAGTTATTTTGGCCAAACCATCTTTGCTTATTTTAGACGAGGCAACAAGTAGTATTGATACGAGGACAGAGCTCCATATTCAGGATGCGCTACTTTCTATTATGAAGGGGCGTACTAGCTTCATCATCGCCCACCGCTTGAATACAATTCGTGATGCCGATACGATTATGGTTATCGATCATGGGGAAATAATTGAAAAAGGGAATCATAGCCTGTTAATTGATCAACAAGGAAGATATTATAATATGTTTTTTAATCAGTTTAAAAATATTGAAAGTGCATTAGATTAA
- a CDS encoding ABC transporter ATP-binding protein encodes MPFLMNYVRKYGKLFSIAVLFLTFEALCDLMQPTIMSKIIDIGVANKDVHYILKMGGIMLLITAFGAISASTRSVLASIVSQNFGAELRSDLFRKIQSLSFKNIDQFDRASLVTRLTNDVTQVQVFVNGLMRIFVKAPLLAIGGLIMAVRLNVHLSVVLAVVVPVVAILIIMNMKLGFPLFIKVQKALDRVNGTMREYLSGVRVVKAFNRFDYEVEKFNKTNEDFQNKSISAIRLMSIFSPAIILTVNLGIVVVLWIGGVGVEHGQMHVGHIIAFTNYMTQILFSLMMISMVFNMFVRAKASTGRIGEVFSLVDQITWNDEAMEAQSEKGKIEFDNVSFSYDGTPENAVLKNINLVCLPGETVGIIGSTGSGKSTLVNLIPRFYEINAGTIKVDDKDIRNSNPKALREKIAIVPQKTTLFTGTVEENIKWGSEFATPEEIEKVAMMAGAHDFISQSPEGYRTKIGQGGVNFSGGQKQRISIARALVRNPEILILDDSTSAVDMATEVKIKESLKKYAEGLTCLLIAQRITSVIDADKIVVMDKGEIVGIGTHEELIKENQVYQEIFQSQVGKEVE; translated from the coding sequence ATGCCGTTTTTGATGAACTATGTAAGAAAATATGGGAAGCTCTTTAGTATCGCTGTTTTATTTTTAACATTTGAAGCACTATGTGACTTGATGCAGCCAACCATTATGTCAAAAATCATTGATATAGGTGTGGCAAATAAGGATGTGCATTATATTTTAAAGATGGGCGGCATCATGCTACTTATTACCGCCTTTGGTGCAATATCCGCTTCAACAAGAAGTGTTTTGGCTAGCATTGTTTCACAAAACTTTGGTGCGGAACTAAGATCCGATCTATTCCGAAAAATCCAATCTCTATCCTTTAAAAATATAGACCAATTTGATCGGGCGTCATTAGTGACAAGACTAACAAATGATGTTACCCAGGTGCAGGTCTTTGTAAATGGATTGATGCGAATTTTTGTAAAAGCTCCCCTTTTAGCAATTGGTGGGTTAATTATGGCAGTTCGCCTAAATGTCCATCTGTCTGTTGTTCTAGCAGTAGTGGTTCCGGTTGTTGCAATTTTAATTATTATGAATATGAAATTGGGATTTCCGCTATTTATAAAAGTACAAAAAGCGCTTGACCGTGTAAATGGAACCATGAGGGAATATTTATCAGGCGTAAGGGTCGTAAAAGCATTTAATCGTTTTGATTATGAAGTAGAGAAATTTAATAAAACCAATGAGGATTTTCAAAATAAATCCATTTCTGCCATCCGTTTAATGTCTATTTTTAGCCCTGCTATAATCCTTACTGTTAATTTAGGAATTGTTGTAGTGCTTTGGATTGGTGGTGTAGGCGTGGAACATGGCCAGATGCATGTTGGCCATATTATTGCATTTACGAATTATATGACACAAATTCTGTTCTCCCTAATGATGATTTCAATGGTTTTCAATATGTTTGTTAGAGCAAAGGCATCGACAGGTAGGATTGGTGAAGTATTTTCATTGGTAGATCAAATCACTTGGAATGACGAAGCTATGGAAGCACAGAGTGAAAAGGGAAAGATCGAATTTGACAATGTAAGCTTCTCGTATGACGGTACTCCGGAAAACGCTGTTCTAAAAAATATAAATCTAGTTTGCCTACCAGGCGAAACCGTAGGTATCATTGGGTCGACGGGTTCAGGAAAGAGCACACTAGTTAACTTAATTCCCCGTTTTTATGAGATAAACGCGGGAACTATTAAAGTAGATGATAAGGATATTCGTAATAGTAATCCCAAAGCGTTAAGAGAAAAAATTGCGATTGTTCCTCAAAAAACTACTTTGTTTACAGGAACGGTAGAGGAGAATATTAAGTGGGGAAGTGAATTTGCTACGCCTGAAGAGATTGAAAAGGTAGCCATGATGGCGGGTGCTCATGATTTTATTTCCCAGTCACCTGAAGGATATCGAACAAAAATAGGTCAAGGTGGAGTCAATTTTTCGGGAGGGCAAAAGCAGCGTATTTCAATCGCCAGAGCACTAGTAAGGAATCCTGAGATTTTAATTTTAGATGATAGTACAAGTGCGGTAGATATGGCGACTGAGGTAAAAATAAAAGAATCCTTGAAAAAGTATGCCGAAGGGCTTACTTGTTTATTAATTGCTCAGCGGATTACTTCTGTTATTGATGCAGACAAAATTGTTGTGATGGATAAAGGGGAAATTGTCGGGATTGGAACGCATGAAGAATTAATAAAAGAAAATCAGGTGTACCAGGAAATCTTTCAATCCCAGGTTGGAAAGGAGGTAGAGTAG
- a CDS encoding sigma-54-dependent Fis family transcriptional regulator, with product MPTNLKTTKGVIPDYIKESWKRCHLKGLTSAAMDKEHLLGEYELGEYYNRYDELLYYSSSIFKDIYHTIQGTEFLLLIATPEGYIIDTIGEPSFIRHADNVALRKGANWLEEAKGTNAIGTAIVEKKPVLVQGSQHFQKDNHFLTCAAAPIFDPDGRLLGIVNISSYQQNYHPITLGLIKSAAHSIEQSLLLAQTQKQTQKITKDLAFIYDHHPSSLITFNNEGKVTRLNFTAARTIGCSESSVIGQPISSILAGFDPFTITPAQSQSFLFGNQVFTTHTLPSDNNEQSCLLLQGEIQKQTSKLMNRYHFTDIISNDHQMNELISIAKRAAILDISLLISGETGTGKELFAQSIHGASLRKTNPFIAINCGAIAENLLESELFGYEKGAFTGAKTQGQIGKFEAADGGTLFLDEIGDMPLAAQVSLLRVLQEGYITRIGGTTPRPIDVRIIAATNKDLQKEVEAGRFRADLYFRLNGFTLKLPSLRDRTDLLLLADHILSQLPFQKEKIELTEDAKRFITEYEWSGNFRQLKNVLQQTAFLANHNRITKSLLMSLCPPSIKPSGEEQKSINKIVSLQEHEITLIKQVLEQTHGNISRASKQLNIGRNTLYRKLKDYSLII from the coding sequence ATGCCTACTAATCTTAAAACCACTAAGGGAGTAATCCCTGATTATATTAAAGAATCATGGAAACGTTGCCATTTAAAAGGACTTACTTCAGCAGCAATGGATAAAGAGCATTTACTTGGAGAATATGAGTTGGGAGAATACTACAATCGATACGATGAGCTTCTATATTATTCTTCTTCAATATTTAAAGATATCTATCATACCATTCAAGGAACGGAATTCCTTTTATTAATAGCTACACCAGAGGGATATATAATCGATACGATCGGAGAGCCTTCTTTTATAAGACATGCTGACAATGTTGCTTTACGAAAGGGGGCCAATTGGCTAGAGGAAGCAAAGGGAACCAATGCGATTGGTACAGCTATTGTGGAAAAAAAACCAGTGCTTGTTCAAGGGAGTCAACATTTTCAGAAGGATAATCACTTTCTGACTTGTGCTGCAGCCCCCATTTTTGACCCTGATGGACGCCTTCTTGGTATAGTAAATATAAGTAGCTATCAACAAAACTACCACCCAATTACTTTGGGATTGATTAAAAGTGCAGCACACAGTATTGAACAATCCTTATTATTAGCTCAAACTCAAAAACAAACCCAAAAAATAACGAAAGATCTCGCTTTTATTTATGATCACCATCCATCATCCCTAATCACATTCAATAATGAGGGTAAAGTTACTAGATTAAATTTCACGGCCGCACGTACGATTGGCTGTTCTGAGTCATCGGTAATCGGTCAACCGATTTCAAGTATTTTAGCAGGATTTGATCCTTTTACAATAACACCTGCACAATCGCAAAGTTTTCTCTTTGGAAATCAGGTATTTACTACTCATACTCTACCTAGTGATAATAATGAGCAATCCTGTTTACTATTACAGGGGGAAATACAAAAGCAGACTAGTAAACTAATGAATCGGTATCATTTTACAGATATCATTAGTAATGACCATCAGATGAATGAGCTAATCTCTATTGCTAAAAGAGCAGCCATTTTAGATATAAGCCTTCTTATTTCTGGTGAAACTGGTACAGGAAAGGAGCTTTTTGCCCAGTCTATTCATGGTGCCAGCCTAAGGAAAACAAACCCTTTTATTGCTATTAACTGTGGAGCGATTGCTGAAAACCTATTAGAAAGTGAGCTATTTGGTTACGAAAAGGGAGCATTCACGGGGGCAAAGACACAAGGGCAAATAGGGAAATTTGAAGCAGCAGATGGTGGGACACTATTCTTGGATGAAATTGGTGATATGCCTTTGGCTGCCCAAGTTTCCTTACTTCGAGTGTTGCAAGAGGGCTACATTACACGTATTGGGGGTACCACCCCACGGCCAATAGATGTACGAATAATTGCAGCCACAAATAAAGATTTACAAAAAGAAGTAGAAGCAGGGCGGTTTCGTGCTGATCTATATTTTCGTCTTAATGGCTTTACGCTGAAACTTCCTTCTCTTCGCGATCGTACCGATTTGCTTTTGTTAGCAGACCATATATTATCCCAGTTACCCTTCCAAAAAGAAAAAATAGAATTAACGGAAGATGCTAAAAGGTTTATAACGGAATATGAATGGTCAGGAAATTTCCGGCAACTGAAAAATGTTTTGCAACAGACTGCTTTTCTCGCAAATCATAATCGTATAACAAAATCTCTTCTCATGTCTCTTTGTCCTCCTTCTATCAAACCAAGTGGAGAGGAGCAAAAGAGTATAAATAAAATAGTAAGCTTGCAAGAACATGAAATCACTTTAATTAAGCAAGTTTTAGAACAAACGCATGGAAATATTAGTCGTGCATCTAAGCAATTAAATATTGGCCGAAATACACTCTATCGTAAACTAAAGGATTACAGCCTGATAATTTAA
- a CDS encoding aldehyde dehydrogenase family protein has protein sequence MQTLQINSRVENFLKGTKKLLINGEWVNATSEKTFETLDPSNGKVLAIVSEAGPEDVDKAVKAARQAFENGPWKKMSASERGRLIYKLADLMEAHKEELAQLETLDNGKPINETSNADVPLAIDHIRYYAGWATKIVGQTIPVAGNYFNYTRHEPVGVVGQIIPWNFPLLMATWKLGAALATGCTVVLKPAEQTPLSALYLGQLALEAGIPAGVINIIPGFGATAGAPLVDHPDVDKIAFTGSTPVGKMIMRQAAGTVKKISLELGGKSPNIILPDADMSKAIPGALMGIMFNQGQVCCAGSRLYIQKKSYDNVVADLALHAKNIKQGAGIDPSTQIGPLISSKQLDRVGSYIEKGKAEGAEVVAGGIYGQGDGYFVAPTIFANVNDEMTIAKEEIFGPVVAAMPFDDLDDVIRRANHSEYGLAAGLWTQDLKKAHYVAKELKAGTVWVNCYNAFDAASPFGGYKQSGIGREMGSYALDNYTEVKSVWINLD, from the coding sequence ATGCAAACATTACAAATCAATTCTCGCGTAGAGAATTTTCTAAAAGGAACTAAAAAGCTTTTGATTAATGGTGAATGGGTGAATGCGACTTCTGAAAAAACTTTTGAAACCCTTGATCCTTCTAATGGGAAAGTATTAGCAATAGTGAGTGAAGCGGGACCTGAAGATGTCGATAAAGCGGTGAAAGCTGCACGCCAGGCATTTGAAAATGGCCCTTGGAAAAAAATGAGTGCTTCTGAACGCGGTCGCCTTATTTATAAGTTAGCCGATTTAATGGAAGCCCATAAAGAAGAATTAGCACAGTTAGAAACCTTAGATAATGGTAAGCCCATTAATGAAACAAGCAATGCTGATGTCCCTCTAGCTATTGATCACATCCGTTATTATGCTGGGTGGGCTACTAAAATTGTAGGACAAACCATTCCAGTTGCAGGCAATTACTTTAACTATACTCGCCATGAACCAGTTGGTGTAGTAGGGCAAATTATTCCATGGAATTTCCCTCTACTCATGGCAACTTGGAAATTAGGTGCAGCCCTTGCAACAGGATGTACAGTAGTTTTAAAACCAGCAGAGCAAACCCCACTTTCAGCTTTATATTTAGGTCAATTAGCACTTGAAGCTGGAATTCCTGCAGGGGTCATCAACATTATCCCGGGCTTTGGGGCAACAGCCGGAGCTCCACTTGTAGATCATCCAGACGTTGATAAAATTGCCTTTACAGGTTCTACACCCGTTGGAAAAATGATTATGAGGCAAGCAGCTGGGACCGTCAAAAAGATTTCTCTCGAGCTAGGTGGAAAATCCCCTAATATTATTTTACCTGATGCCGACATGAGTAAAGCCATTCCTGGAGCTTTAATGGGCATTATGTTTAACCAGGGGCAAGTTTGTTGCGCTGGTTCACGCCTTTATATTCAGAAAAAGTCCTATGATAATGTAGTTGCTGACTTGGCTCTACATGCCAAAAATATAAAACAAGGAGCCGGGATTGATCCATCTACCCAAATAGGCCCATTAATTTCAAGTAAACAATTAGATCGGGTTGGAAGCTATATTGAGAAAGGAAAGGCAGAAGGAGCAGAAGTGGTTGCAGGTGGTATTTATGGCCAGGGAGATGGCTATTTTGTTGCTCCTACAATTTTTGCTAATGTAAACGATGAGATGACCATCGCCAAAGAGGAAATATTTGGTCCGGTTGTTGCTGCTATGCCGTTTGATGATTTAGATGATGTAATTCGTCGGGCAAATCATTCAGAATATGGATTAGCTGCAGGATTATGGACACAGGATTTGAAAAAAGCCCATTATGTTGCCAAAGAGTTAAAGGCTGGTACGGTATGGGTAAACTGCTATAATGCTTTTGATGCAGCTTCACCATTTGGGGGATATAAACAAAGTGGAATCGGAAGAGAAATGGGAAGCTATGCACTTGATAATTATACCGAAGTGAAAAGTGTATGGATTAACTTAGACTAA